One window from the genome of [Mycobacterium] stephanolepidis encodes:
- a CDS encoding TetR/AcrR family transcriptional regulator, with product MLDAALRVLASGDPTAVSANRIAKECGATWGAVKYQFGDIDGLWAAVLQRTAERRGDQPWRSDPEGPLDRRVSKIVETLYRGLTSPDSRAIENLRRALPHESAELERLYPHTAAELASWKHRWARACQLAFDGLDVDPVRVREVAAFIPGAMRGLVSEKQLGTYSDLEEARRGLTNAIVAYLGGHA from the coding sequence ATGCTCGATGCCGCGCTGCGGGTGCTGGCATCGGGTGACCCCACGGCCGTGTCGGCGAACAGAATCGCCAAGGAGTGTGGCGCGACCTGGGGCGCGGTGAAGTATCAGTTCGGCGATATCGACGGCCTGTGGGCTGCGGTATTGCAGCGCACCGCCGAGCGCCGCGGCGACCAGCCCTGGCGATCCGATCCGGAAGGCCCGCTGGATCGCCGGGTCAGCAAGATCGTCGAAACCCTCTATCGAGGGTTGACGTCCCCTGACTCCCGGGCCATCGAGAACCTGCGTCGAGCACTGCCCCACGAATCCGCCGAGTTGGAACGGCTATACCCCCATACCGCCGCCGAGCTGGCCTCATGGAAGCATCGTTGGGCGCGAGCGTGCCAACTGGCGTTCGACGGCTTGGATGTGGATCCCGTCCGGGTGCGCGAGGTGGCAGCCTTCATTCCCGGTGCCATGCGTGGACTTGTGTCGGAAAAGCAGCTGGGAACCTATTCGGATCTGGAGGAGGCCCGCCGAGGGCTGACCAACGCGATCGTCGCCTACTTAGGAGGTCACGCATGA
- a CDS encoding Rieske 2Fe-2S domain-containing protein: protein MPKPPLSMKPTGWFQVAWAAEIAVGAVHRMTYFGREMVAWRAHSGELAVMDAYCEHLGAHLGHGGHVEGDRIVCPFHGWEWNRDGKNVCIPYEKRPNPLRRMRSYPVVERNEAVYIWHDVDGLDPYFDVPDVFTGFDDGSSAQDYYPGYPHSTLYRERLQLHPQYVLENGVDFAHFKYVHKTPFIPKFTRQEFERPVSYVDFTIAFDEVPGMSAEDMRSGVRAINGGLGVAVTKSWGMIDNRTVSAVTPVDDETCDVRFTVFIGRPPKGDSDGATEPPQNAKAFAQAIIDQFLADVHIWSHQRYSDPPALVRAEYEGFIALRKWATQFYPEEVRT from the coding sequence ATGCCGAAGCCGCCGTTGTCGATGAAGCCCACGGGATGGTTCCAGGTCGCGTGGGCGGCGGAGATCGCCGTCGGTGCTGTGCACCGGATGACCTACTTTGGGCGCGAGATGGTGGCCTGGCGCGCGCACTCGGGTGAGCTCGCCGTCATGGATGCCTACTGCGAGCACCTGGGTGCGCACCTCGGGCACGGCGGACATGTCGAAGGTGATCGCATCGTCTGTCCCTTTCACGGCTGGGAATGGAACCGCGATGGCAAGAACGTGTGCATTCCCTACGAAAAGCGACCGAATCCGTTGCGGCGCATGAGAAGTTACCCGGTCGTGGAACGCAACGAGGCCGTGTACATCTGGCATGACGTCGATGGTCTCGACCCGTATTTCGACGTCCCGGACGTCTTCACCGGATTCGATGACGGCAGCAGCGCCCAGGACTACTACCCGGGATATCCGCACAGCACCCTGTATCGCGAACGCCTACAACTGCATCCGCAGTACGTCCTCGAAAACGGAGTCGACTTCGCGCATTTCAAATACGTGCACAAAACTCCGTTCATCCCGAAGTTCACCCGGCAGGAGTTCGAGCGGCCCGTGTCCTACGTCGACTTCACCATCGCCTTCGACGAGGTGCCGGGCATGTCTGCCGAAGACATGAGAAGTGGTGTGCGGGCCATCAACGGCGGCCTTGGTGTCGCCGTCACCAAGAGCTGGGGGATGATCGACAACCGCACCGTCTCGGCGGTGACTCCCGTGGACGACGAGACCTGTGACGTCAGATTCACCGTCTTCATCGGAAGGCCGCCCAAGGGCGACTCCGACGGCGCCACCGAACCCCCGCAGAACGCAAAGGCCTTTGCGCAGGCCATCATCGACCAGTTTCTCGCCGATGTACACATCTGGTCGCACCAGCGGTACTCGGACCCACCCGCGCTGGTGCGGGCCGAATATGAAGGCTTCATCGCCTTACGGAAATGGGCGACCCAGTTCTATCCGGAAGAAGTCCGAACATGA
- a CDS encoding NAD(P)H-dependent amine dehydrogenase family protein has translation MSGIRVFQVATGNVGTEMIKRIAQHPDLELAGLHCYSREKVGRDAGELAGLKPNGVIATGTVEEIIAAKPDVLTFHGVFPDEDLYVKVLEAGIDIVTTADWITGHHRDQNHPHPSGRPTTEVLQEACERGGATFYGTGMNPGLTQILGVIHSCDVAEIENVTVIESVDVSCHHSVDSWEMVGYGRPIEDPEIPALLEKGTRVFADGVYLMADCFGLELDDVTFSYELGACTEDVDLGWYRLPKGSLGANYLKYQGIVGGIPKVEVHVEWQMTPKTQPHWNVKGCYITKIQGDPCVYSKHMVIPRAGTDFSDPAAFASVGMTVTGLPALNAIRSVIDAPPGILTSADLPLRGFAGRFK, from the coding sequence ATGAGTGGAATCAGGGTCTTTCAGGTGGCGACTGGAAACGTCGGCACCGAGATGATCAAACGCATCGCCCAGCATCCCGACCTCGAGCTGGCCGGATTGCATTGCTACTCAAGAGAAAAGGTTGGCCGGGATGCCGGCGAGCTCGCGGGTTTGAAACCCAATGGTGTCATCGCTACAGGCACCGTCGAGGAGATCATCGCCGCCAAACCCGATGTGCTGACCTTCCACGGTGTGTTCCCCGACGAGGATCTCTATGTGAAGGTGCTCGAAGCGGGCATCGACATCGTCACCACTGCCGACTGGATCACCGGACACCACCGAGACCAGAACCACCCGCATCCGTCGGGGCGGCCGACAACCGAGGTCTTACAAGAAGCGTGCGAGCGCGGCGGAGCCACCTTCTATGGCACCGGGATGAATCCGGGTCTGACACAGATCCTGGGCGTCATCCACTCCTGTGATGTCGCAGAGATCGAAAACGTGACGGTCATCGAATCGGTGGATGTTTCCTGTCATCACTCGGTGGACTCCTGGGAGATGGTCGGATACGGGCGCCCCATCGAAGACCCGGAGATTCCGGCACTCCTGGAGAAGGGCACCCGTGTCTTCGCCGACGGCGTGTACCTGATGGCCGACTGTTTTGGCCTCGAGCTCGACGACGTCACGTTTTCCTATGAGCTGGGCGCGTGTACCGAAGACGTAGACCTCGGCTGGTACCGACTGCCCAAGGGCTCCCTGGGTGCCAATTACCTGAAGTATCAAGGGATTGTCGGCGGCATACCCAAGGTAGAGGTGCATGTCGAATGGCAGATGACCCCCAAGACGCAGCCGCATTGGAACGTCAAGGGCTGCTACATCACAAAGATCCAGGGTGACCCCTGCGTGTACAGCAAACACATGGTCATTCCCAGGGCTGGCACCGACTTCTCCGACCCGGCTGCCTTCGCGTCTGTCGGGATGACCGTCACGGGGCTGCCCGCGCTCAACGCCATCCGGAGCGTCATCGATGCCCCGCCCGGCATCCTCACCTCGGCCGACCTGCCACTGCGTGGATTCGCGGGACGGTTCAAGTAG
- the purM gene encoding phosphoribosylformylglycinamidine cyclo-ligase has protein sequence MSERADKPSNSYAAAGVDIEAGDRAVELFKKSVAKTHRPEVLGGIGGFAGLFALKGGYREPVLAASTDGVGTKIAVAQAMDKRDTVGLDLVAMVVDDLVVCGAEPLFLQDYIAVGKVVPERVSELVAGIAEGCAIAGCALLGGETAEHPGLMAPDDFDLSATGVGIVEADRVLGPDRVRPGDVVIAMRSSGLHSNGYSLARHVLLEIDRMDLFGQVEEFGRTLGEELLEPTRIYAKDCLALAAETEVRTFCHVTGGGLAGNLARVIPDGLVAELERGSWTPGPIFAMIAQRGRIERAEMEKTFNMGVGMVAVVAPEDVDRALAVLTARHIDCWTLGTIKKSGKDSGSENAVLVGQHPRF, from the coding sequence ATGAGCGAGCGAGCCGACAAACCCAGTAACTCGTACGCCGCGGCCGGTGTGGATATCGAAGCCGGCGACCGGGCGGTCGAGCTGTTCAAGAAATCCGTCGCCAAGACCCACCGCCCCGAGGTTCTGGGGGGTATCGGCGGCTTCGCCGGGCTGTTCGCCCTCAAGGGCGGGTACCGCGAGCCAGTGCTCGCGGCATCCACCGATGGCGTCGGCACCAAGATCGCCGTCGCGCAGGCCATGGACAAACGCGACACCGTCGGCCTGGACCTGGTGGCCATGGTCGTCGATGACCTCGTGGTGTGCGGGGCTGAGCCGCTTTTCCTGCAGGACTACATCGCCGTCGGCAAGGTGGTGCCCGAACGCGTCAGTGAGCTGGTCGCCGGCATCGCCGAAGGATGCGCCATCGCGGGCTGCGCACTACTCGGTGGCGAGACCGCCGAACATCCGGGTCTGATGGCTCCCGATGACTTCGACCTGTCGGCCACCGGTGTCGGCATCGTGGAAGCAGACCGGGTACTGGGACCCGATCGAGTGCGTCCGGGCGATGTCGTGATCGCGATGAGGTCCTCGGGCCTGCATTCCAACGGGTACTCGCTGGCTCGGCACGTGCTGCTGGAAATCGACCGGATGGACCTGTTCGGACAGGTCGAGGAATTCGGCCGCACCCTCGGCGAGGAGCTCCTGGAGCCCACCCGCATCTACGCCAAGGACTGCCTGGCGCTGGCGGCGGAGACCGAGGTACGGACCTTCTGCCACGTCACCGGTGGCGGACTCGCGGGCAACCTTGCCCGGGTCATTCCCGACGGATTGGTCGCCGAGCTCGAGCGCGGTAGTTGGACCCCGGGACCGATCTTCGCGATGATCGCCCAGCGCGGCCGGATCGAGCGCGCCGAGATGGAGAAGACCTTCAACATGGGCGTCGGTATGGTCGCCGTCGTCGCCCCCGAAGACGTGGACAGGGCGCTGGCCGTCCTGACCGCACGGCACATCGACTGCTGGACCCTTGGCACGATCAAGAAGTCGGGCAAGGATTCGGGCAGCGAAAATGCGGTGCTGGTGGGCCAGCACCCGAGGTTCTAG
- a CDS encoding DUF3073 domain-containing protein, which produces MGRGRAKAKQTKVARELKYSSPNTDLEQLRRELSGAPVSQPDDDRTGDRWTEDEDAWRR; this is translated from the coding sequence ATGGGCCGCGGCCGGGCAAAGGCAAAGCAGACCAAGGTTGCTCGCGAGCTGAAATACAGCTCTCCTAACACGGATCTCGAGCAACTCCGCCGTGAGCTTTCGGGGGCTCCGGTATCTCAGCCGGACGATGACCGCACCGGCGATCGCTGGACTGAAGACGAGGACGCCTGGCGCCGCTAA
- the ygfZ gene encoding CAF17-like 4Fe-4S cluster assembly/insertion protein YgfZ, which translates to MTAIYVPEGNPDTGAVWHYGDPLGEQRAALTGAVLVDRSTRPVITLTGAERLSWLHTISSQHVADLQDGQTRENLSLDGQGRIEDHWVQTDLDGVTYLDTEPWRGQALRDFLTKMVFWAKVEVSSSDLKLFTLLGPDTSALAGKLGITTLPEFDRAVALPGGGLIRRMPWPLPDATFDLLVPSGHDLTERLGLRPAGLWAFEALRVAAARPRLTLDTDERTIPHEVSWIAIEDDPRAVHLAKGCYRGQETVARVHNLGKPPRVLVLLHLDGSADRPSTGDDVAAGGRSVGRVGSVVDHVDLGPIALALLKRPVVEALAKGDPTPLTAGPAAAAIDLDLLPELHGQQAGREAINRLRQGSAQPGS; encoded by the coding sequence ATGACGGCCATCTACGTCCCTGAAGGTAACCCCGACACCGGTGCGGTGTGGCATTACGGCGACCCCCTCGGCGAGCAGCGGGCCGCCCTGACCGGCGCCGTTCTCGTCGATCGATCGACGCGCCCCGTCATCACCCTGACCGGCGCCGAACGGCTGAGCTGGTTGCACACGATCTCCAGTCAGCATGTCGCCGATCTCCAGGACGGCCAGACGCGGGAGAACCTCAGCCTCGACGGGCAGGGGCGTATCGAGGACCACTGGGTGCAAACCGATCTGGACGGCGTCACGTACCTGGATACCGAGCCATGGCGAGGCCAGGCCCTGAGGGATTTCCTCACCAAGATGGTGTTCTGGGCGAAAGTCGAGGTCTCGTCGTCTGATCTGAAGCTCTTCACCCTGCTGGGACCGGACACCTCCGCCCTGGCCGGAAAGCTGGGCATCACGACGCTCCCCGAATTCGACCGCGCGGTCGCGCTGCCCGGCGGCGGCCTCATCAGGCGTATGCCGTGGCCACTGCCCGATGCGACGTTCGACCTCCTGGTTCCCTCCGGCCACGACCTCACCGAACGTCTTGGTCTACGCCCCGCCGGGCTGTGGGCATTCGAGGCGCTTCGCGTGGCGGCCGCGAGGCCACGACTCACCCTCGACACCGATGAGCGGACCATCCCGCACGAGGTGTCTTGGATCGCGATCGAAGACGATCCACGAGCCGTCCATCTGGCCAAGGGCTGCTACCGCGGGCAGGAGACCGTGGCTCGGGTACACAATCTGGGCAAGCCACCGCGAGTGCTGGTGTTGCTACATCTTGATGGCTCTGCGGATCGCCCATCCACCGGTGACGACGTGGCGGCCGGAGGCCGTTCCGTGGGCCGGGTGGGCTCGGTGGTCGACCATGTCGACCTGGGCCCCATAGCCCTGGCTCTACTCAAACGCCCGGTGGTCGAGGCCCTCGCCAAGGGCGATCCGACCCCCCTCACGGCCGGGCCGGCGGCGGCCGCGATCGACCTCGATCTACTGCCCGAACTGCATGGTCAGCAGGCTGGACGCGAGGCAATCAACCGTCTGCGACAAGGCTCGGCTCAACCGGGCAGTTAG
- a CDS encoding aminodeoxychorismate lyase → MAVAVLVTLDGEVHDPTVPLLYADELAAVRGDGAFETLLVRGGVVCKLEAHLDRMAASAAAMDLSEPDRSFWRTAVEVGVRQWNSISNADAMLRLVYTRGRESGGGATAYLTIAPVPERSVLARRDGVSVITLDRGLPAQPAEPLPWLLSGAKTLSYAVNMSALRYAETQGAQDVIFVSSDGYVLEGPRSTVIVDTGDALVTPYPEHGILHGTTQRALFEVAAAEGIPCRYEAVKPADLVAAQDVWMLASITLAARVRTLDGADRPAGPLAERLPELVDKAITL, encoded by the coding sequence ATGGCGGTAGCGGTGCTGGTCACACTCGACGGTGAAGTGCACGACCCGACGGTGCCGTTGCTGTATGCCGATGAACTTGCCGCCGTTCGTGGCGACGGCGCGTTCGAGACGCTGTTGGTGCGAGGCGGTGTCGTCTGCAAGCTGGAGGCGCACCTGGACCGGATGGCGGCATCGGCCGCAGCGATGGACCTATCCGAACCTGATCGGTCCTTCTGGCGTACGGCGGTCGAGGTCGGTGTGCGGCAATGGAACTCGATATCGAACGCGGATGCGATGCTACGCCTGGTGTACACCCGTGGGCGTGAAAGCGGCGGGGGCGCAACGGCATATCTGACCATCGCGCCGGTGCCCGAGCGATCGGTGCTGGCGCGTCGCGATGGCGTCTCGGTGATCACTCTGGATCGTGGGCTGCCCGCGCAACCCGCCGAGCCACTGCCCTGGCTGCTGTCGGGGGCCAAGACGTTGTCCTACGCGGTCAACATGTCCGCCCTGCGGTACGCCGAAACTCAAGGGGCTCAGGACGTCATCTTCGTCAGTTCGGACGGATACGTGCTTGAGGGGCCGCGCTCGACGGTCATCGTGGACACCGGTGATGCACTGGTCACCCCTTATCCCGAGCACGGAATCTTGCACGGAACCACTCAGCGCGCGCTCTTCGAAGTGGCTGCGGCCGAGGGCATCCCATGCCGGTACGAGGCCGTGAAGCCTGCCGATCTGGTTGCTGCCCAAGATGTTTGGATGCTGGCCAGCATCACGCTTGCGGCCCGGGTGCGTACGCTCGATGGTGCCGACCGTCCTGCGGGGCCGCTGGCGGAGCGGCTGCCCGAGCTGGTCGACAAGGCCATCACGCTCTAG
- a CDS encoding heme-binding beta-barrel domain-containing protein — MTEPDPTAAEPRPSVGRNVPTFQDLPAPADTANLREGPDLNQAMLALLPLVGVWRGEGEGRDDDGDYRFGQQIIVAHDGSDYLTWDSRSWRLDADGHFERLTLRESGFWRFAPDPDDPDEKQAIEMVLAHAAGFVELFYGYPRNASSWELVTDALARSKSGALIGGAKRLYGIVDGGDLAYVEERVGADGGLAPHLSARLSRFVG; from the coding sequence GTGACGGAACCAGATCCGACCGCCGCCGAGCCGCGGCCATCGGTGGGCCGGAACGTCCCCACCTTTCAAGACCTTCCCGCCCCTGCCGATACCGCGAACCTGCGCGAGGGCCCGGACCTCAACCAGGCGATGCTTGCGCTGCTGCCTCTGGTCGGGGTGTGGCGCGGCGAGGGCGAAGGCAGGGATGACGACGGCGACTACCGCTTTGGACAGCAGATCATCGTCGCGCACGACGGCAGCGACTATCTCACGTGGGATTCGCGCTCATGGCGTCTGGATGCCGACGGACATTTCGAGCGGCTGACCCTGCGCGAGAGCGGATTCTGGCGGTTCGCGCCCGATCCCGATGATCCCGACGAAAAGCAGGCCATCGAAATGGTGCTGGCACATGCCGCGGGTTTCGTCGAGCTGTTCTATGGCTATCCGCGCAACGCCTCGTCCTGGGAGTTGGTCACCGATGCCCTGGCCCGGAGTAAGTCCGGAGCACTCATCGGCGGGGCCAAGCGTCTGTACGGCATCGTCGACGGCGGGGACCTGGCCTATGTCGAGGAGCGGGTGGGCGCCGACGGCGGCCTGGCACCGCATCTGTCGGCGCGGTTGTCGCGATTCGTGGGCTAG
- a CDS encoding response regulator, whose translation MVALRVVIADDDVLLREGIASLLDRSNFEVVGQARDAVDLMALVRAQRPNLVVTDIRMPPTHTTEGLDAARAIHREFPGIGVLVLSAHVEAEYAIELVATGGGRGYLLKSRIGDVAEFVDALNRIAGGAAVLDPALVRELVVTRRQDHPIDALSQREREVLGVMAEGYSNAGIARRLWITESTVEKHVHNVMTKLNLTETDEYHRRVLAVITFLAGS comes from the coding sequence GTGGTCGCCTTGCGGGTGGTAATCGCCGATGATGATGTGCTCCTTCGTGAAGGGATCGCCAGCCTTCTCGACCGTTCGAATTTCGAGGTTGTCGGCCAGGCGCGCGACGCCGTCGACCTGATGGCTTTGGTCAGGGCTCAACGGCCCAACCTCGTCGTCACGGATATCCGGATGCCGCCGACGCACACCACGGAGGGACTCGACGCGGCCCGGGCGATACACAGGGAGTTCCCTGGAATCGGGGTACTGGTCCTTTCCGCACATGTGGAAGCGGAGTACGCGATCGAGCTCGTGGCCACCGGCGGCGGACGCGGCTACCTCCTCAAGAGCCGCATCGGCGATGTCGCGGAGTTCGTTGACGCACTGAACCGGATTGCCGGCGGGGCCGCGGTACTGGACCCGGCACTGGTCAGAGAGCTGGTGGTGACGCGCCGCCAGGATCACCCGATCGATGCGCTGAGTCAACGGGAACGGGAGGTATTGGGGGTGATGGCCGAGGGCTATTCCAATGCCGGTATCGCCCGCAGACTCTGGATTACCGAGAGCACCGTCGAAAAGCACGTCCACAATGTGATGACGAAGTTGAATCTCACCGAAACCGACGAGTATCACCGCAGGGTGCTGGCGGTAATCACCTTCCTGGCAGGAAGCTGA
- a CDS encoding ATP-binding protein — protein sequence MVAGDAVGDDRRASSPRLRGWLTLPFRPGAPPSATLGILVAAGFLVSETVAALLLRQIAPTERMGTIYLLGILVVSAIWGLRLAVLTSIASAITFDYVRDWPNGHVLSVELQNGVVHVIFLVAALVANGLASLARARTNEVEARRREAAAIAEQQAGLRRIATLVAREVAPAEVFAALVDEMVHCLHADTAVLLRYEAGNNVTVVAASGGGGVGHVPGTQLALDDDVPPEEALGFGAGLCTPIRVGGSTWGAAVLRGDGLEVAPVNDFADLAATAIANAHTREELTASRARIVTAADEARRRLERDLHDGVQQRLASLRLRLGMVAAELPVGVPDLANQLAELNAGLVGVAEDLQEFSRGVHPAILSSGLRPALCTLARRSAVPVTIEVNVDGAVGESVEMAAYYVLAEALANAAKHSAASGVQVSVRCEGANLCMAIRDDGVGGANPRKGSGLVGLTDRVEALGGQLSVSSPVGRGTALDISIPIR from the coding sequence ATGGTGGCCGGCGACGCGGTCGGCGATGACCGCCGTGCGTCATCCCCCAGATTGCGAGGGTGGCTGACCCTGCCTTTCCGGCCGGGTGCGCCCCCGTCGGCAACCCTGGGAATCCTGGTGGCCGCAGGCTTTCTCGTCTCCGAAACCGTGGCCGCGCTGCTGCTGCGGCAAATCGCGCCCACCGAGCGCATGGGCACCATCTACCTTTTGGGCATCTTGGTCGTATCGGCCATCTGGGGTCTGCGGCTCGCGGTGCTCACTTCCATTGCCAGTGCCATCACGTTCGACTACGTACGGGATTGGCCGAACGGCCACGTGCTGTCGGTCGAGCTGCAAAACGGCGTGGTTCACGTGATTTTCCTGGTTGCCGCGCTGGTCGCCAATGGGCTGGCAAGTCTGGCCCGTGCTCGCACCAACGAGGTCGAGGCGCGCCGTCGGGAGGCGGCCGCTATCGCCGAACAACAGGCCGGGTTGCGCCGGATAGCGACGCTGGTCGCGCGTGAGGTAGCGCCGGCGGAGGTGTTCGCGGCGTTGGTCGACGAGATGGTCCATTGTCTGCACGCCGATACCGCGGTGCTGTTGCGCTACGAGGCGGGCAACAACGTCACCGTTGTCGCGGCCTCCGGCGGCGGGGGAGTGGGCCACGTCCCGGGAACCCAGCTGGCTCTGGACGACGATGTGCCTCCCGAAGAGGCACTGGGATTCGGTGCCGGCTTGTGTACCCCGATCCGTGTCGGCGGGAGCACCTGGGGGGCCGCGGTTTTACGGGGGGACGGCCTTGAGGTTGCGCCCGTCAACGATTTTGCCGATCTCGCGGCTACCGCCATCGCGAATGCTCATACCCGAGAAGAACTCACGGCCTCTCGCGCGCGGATCGTGACAGCAGCCGATGAGGCACGCCGTCGTCTGGAGCGCGACTTGCACGATGGTGTCCAGCAGCGCCTGGCCTCGCTGCGCCTGCGGCTCGGCATGGTGGCGGCGGAGCTGCCGGTTGGTGTTCCGGACCTGGCCAACCAGCTCGCCGAATTGAATGCCGGGTTGGTCGGCGTCGCCGAAGATCTCCAGGAATTCTCGCGCGGCGTTCACCCGGCGATCCTGTCCAGCGGCTTGCGGCCCGCATTGTGCACGCTGGCGCGGCGCTCGGCTGTTCCGGTCACCATCGAGGTGAATGTCGACGGCGCCGTTGGTGAGTCGGTCGAGATGGCCGCGTACTACGTGCTGGCGGAGGCACTTGCCAACGCCGCCAAACACTCCGCGGCCAGTGGGGTGCAGGTTTCGGTGCGATGCGAGGGGGCCAATCTCTGTATGGCCATTCGCGATGACGGGGTGGGTGGAGCCAATCCTCGTAAAGGTTCGGGACTCGTTGGTCTGACCGACAGGGTCGAAGCGCTCGGTGGGCAATTGAGCGTGTCCAGCCCCGTCGGACGCGGCACGGCCCTGGACATTTCGATTCCGATCCGCTGA
- a CDS encoding MspA family porin codes for MLDRFTRAACVVAVLCSVAAVEAPAASAEPVTMLPEDLDQVTPDGWRIHLNSYNEVVNSIPNLANATNSREAFVNLYSSATVSGGQGSILDSLFIMGYQLGCQSDVSSGLQLGGAVSGGVSGTGSLGSSNSIGGSAGAGATGYVQTDLEPGVIVDLPMLNMALNPAGRATLDVTNLHVKVDACGGDVTIRSYGYLRISTTSAHSSYAIYGEPIKI; via the coding sequence ATGCTGGATCGATTTACACGCGCTGCATGTGTGGTGGCAGTGCTCTGCTCCGTAGCGGCAGTGGAAGCGCCCGCAGCGTCAGCAGAACCGGTGACCATGCTGCCGGAGGACCTGGATCAGGTGACACCGGACGGCTGGCGTATTCATCTGAACAGTTACAACGAGGTCGTCAACTCGATCCCGAACCTCGCCAATGCCACGAACTCGCGTGAGGCCTTTGTCAACCTCTACTCCTCGGCGACCGTCAGCGGCGGGCAGGGCTCGATCCTCGACAGCCTCTTCATCATGGGATACCAGTTGGGCTGTCAATCCGACGTGTCCAGCGGTCTGCAGTTGGGTGGTGCCGTTTCCGGAGGTGTGAGCGGAACGGGCTCGCTGGGGTCGAGTAACTCCATCGGTGGCTCGGCGGGAGCAGGTGCCACGGGATACGTACAGACCGATCTCGAGCCCGGCGTCATCGTTGATCTGCCGATGTTGAACATGGCGCTCAATCCGGCGGGCCGGGCAACATTGGATGTGACGAACCTGCATGTCAAGGTCGACGCGTGTGGTGGGGACGTCACCATCCGGTCCTACGGCTACCTGCGGATCTCGACCACCAGTGCCCACTCCTCGTATGCCATCTATGGCGAACCCATCAAGATCTAG
- a CDS encoding DUF1416 domain-containing protein, with protein MCSAPKQGLAIPAGVDVEKETVITGRVVDGNGQTVGGAFVRLLDSSDEFTAEVVASATGDFRFFAAPGDWTLRALSSAGNGTATVSSTGAGIHEVDIKIES; from the coding sequence ATGTGCAGTGCACCGAAGCAGGGCCTGGCCATTCCGGCGGGCGTCGACGTGGAGAAGGAAACCGTGATCACCGGCCGCGTGGTCGATGGCAACGGCCAGACGGTGGGCGGTGCTTTTGTGCGCCTGCTGGATTCCTCCGATGAGTTCACCGCCGAGGTGGTGGCGTCTGCGACAGGCGACTTCCGGTTCTTCGCCGCACCGGGCGACTGGACGCTGCGGGCGTTGTCCTCGGCCGGGAACGGCACCGCGACGGTGAGCTCGACCGGCGCCGGCATCCACGAGGTCGACATCAAGATTGAAAGCTGA
- a CDS encoding sulfurtransferase has protein sequence MARSDVLVSAQWAQDNLSAPNTVFVEVDEDTSAYDVGHIEGAVRLDWKTDLQDAVKRDFVDQQQFSKLLSDKGIGNDDTVVLYGGNNNWFAAYAYWYFKLYGHQDVKLLDGGRKKWELDGRALSTDTVSRPATSYQAAAPDNSIRAFRDEVIAAIGAKNLVDVRSPDEFSGKILAPAHLPQEQSQRPGHVPGAINVPWSKAANEDGTFKSDEELAKLYADAGLDGEKETIAYCRIGERSSHTWFVLQELLGHQNVTNYDGSWTEYGSLVGAPIELGS, from the coding sequence ATGGCACGCTCTGACGTACTGGTCTCCGCCCAATGGGCGCAAGACAACCTTTCCGCCCCTAACACTGTGTTCGTGGAGGTGGACGAGGACACCAGCGCGTACGACGTCGGCCACATTGAGGGCGCCGTCAGGCTGGACTGGAAGACCGATCTGCAGGATGCGGTCAAGCGTGATTTCGTCGACCAGCAGCAGTTCTCGAAGCTGCTGTCCGACAAGGGCATCGGCAATGACGACACCGTGGTCCTCTACGGCGGCAACAACAACTGGTTCGCCGCATACGCCTACTGGTACTTCAAGCTGTACGGACACCAGGACGTCAAGCTCCTCGACGGCGGCCGCAAGAAGTGGGAGCTGGACGGCCGCGCGCTGTCCACCGATACCGTCTCCCGGCCCGCGACGTCTTACCAGGCCGCCGCACCGGATAACTCCATTCGCGCCTTCCGCGACGAGGTGATCGCCGCCATCGGTGCCAAGAACCTGGTCGACGTGCGCTCGCCTGACGAGTTCTCCGGCAAGATCCTGGCTCCCGCGCACCTCCCCCAGGAGCAGAGCCAGCGCCCCGGGCACGTCCCAGGCGCCATCAACGTCCCGTGGAGCAAGGCGGCCAACGAAGACGGCACCTTCAAGTCAGATGAAGAGCTGGCCAAGCTCTACGCCGACGCGGGGCTGGACGGTGAAAAGGAAACCATCGCGTACTGCCGTATCGGTGAGCGTTCCTCGCACACCTGGTTTGTGTTGCAGGAACTCCTGGGACACCAGAACGTGACGAACTACGACGGCAGTTGGACCGAATACGGCTCTCTGGTGGGAGCCCCGATCGAGTTGGGAAGCTAG